From a region of the Streptacidiphilus albus JL83 genome:
- a CDS encoding HpcH/HpaI aldolase/citrate lyase family protein → MHHFSQLDAETRQRLFLHEPAHFDRDSAPGVLSTALGATLYSPATRPHLLADIRKQAAQGVVSMVLCLEDAIDDREVADAEANLVRQLTRLAEEEELRAEDGASGSAAPVPLLFVRVRRAGQITDLAARLGPALRLLSGFVLPKFTEETGLPFLEALASVRAATGLRLFAMPVLESPELAHLETRRETLSGIARALEKHREQILAVRLGVTDLCSAYGLRRPPELTAYDVQLVASVIGDVVNVLGRADGSGFTVTGPVWEYFPVQERKFKPQLRQSPFSGTEPPTDGVRRRLIEHDLDGLIREIELDRANGLLGKTCIHPSHVPAVHALAVATHEEWSDAADILHQDRSGGGVLRSAYTNKMNEVKPHRAWAQRVMLRASVFGVAREDVTFAELLAACLCR, encoded by the coding sequence GTGCACCATTTCAGCCAACTGGATGCGGAGACCCGGCAACGGCTCTTTCTGCACGAACCCGCGCACTTCGACCGGGACAGCGCCCCCGGCGTGCTCTCGACCGCCCTCGGCGCCACCCTCTACTCGCCCGCCACCCGCCCGCACCTGCTGGCCGACATCCGCAAGCAGGCGGCGCAGGGCGTGGTGTCCATGGTGCTCTGCCTGGAGGACGCCATCGACGACCGCGAGGTCGCCGACGCCGAGGCCAACCTGGTCCGGCAGTTGACCCGGCTGGCCGAGGAGGAGGAGCTCCGGGCGGAGGACGGGGCGTCGGGTTCCGCCGCACCGGTCCCGCTGCTCTTCGTCCGGGTCCGCCGCGCCGGGCAGATCACCGACCTGGCCGCCCGGCTCGGACCGGCGCTGCGGCTGCTCTCCGGCTTCGTCCTGCCGAAGTTCACCGAGGAGACCGGGCTGCCGTTCCTGGAGGCCCTGGCCTCGGTCCGGGCGGCGACCGGGCTGCGGCTGTTCGCCATGCCGGTGCTGGAGTCGCCGGAGCTGGCGCACCTGGAGACCCGTCGGGAGACGCTCTCCGGCATCGCCCGGGCACTGGAGAAGCACCGCGAGCAGATCCTCGCCGTCCGGCTCGGCGTGACCGACCTCTGCTCCGCCTACGGACTCCGCCGTCCGCCGGAACTCACGGCCTACGACGTCCAGTTGGTGGCCTCGGTGATCGGCGACGTGGTCAATGTGCTGGGCCGGGCCGACGGCAGCGGCTTCACCGTCACCGGTCCGGTCTGGGAGTACTTCCCGGTCCAGGAACGGAAGTTCAAGCCCCAGCTGCGGCAGTCGCCGTTCTCCGGCACCGAGCCGCCGACCGACGGCGTCCGGCGCCGGCTGATCGAGCACGACCTGGACGGGCTGATCCGCGAGATAGAGCTCGACCGCGCCAACGGGCTGCTCGGCAAGACCTGCATCCACCCCAGCCATGTGCCGGCCGTCCACGCCCTCGCCGTCGCCACCCACGAGGAGTGGTCGGACGCCGCCGACATCCTGCACCAGGACCGCTCCGGCGGCGGCGTGCTGCGCTCGGCGTACACCAACAAGATGAACGAGGTGAAGCCGCACCGGGCCTGGGCCCAGCGGGTCATGCTGCGGGCCTCGGTCTTCGGCGTCGCCCGTGAGGACGTCACCTTCGCGGAGCTGCTGGCCGCCTGCCTGTGCCGCTGA